A part of Lacibacter sp. H407 genomic DNA contains:
- a CDS encoding phytoene desaturase family protein, producing MAQQAIVIGSGFAGMSAASFLARSGWKVTVFEKHEQPGGRARQLKADGFTFDMGPSWYWMPDVFERYFRQFGKKVSDYYQLKRLDPSYRIYYNNDVVDIPADYDALRNLFERIEPGSAAKLDHFMDEAAYKYEVGINKLVFKPGQSLTEFAEMDLLKGILRLDVFASMKTHVHKHFTDPRLRELMEFPVLFLGALPEKIPALYSLMNYADVKLGTWYPVGGMYKIVEAMHSLAVELGVKFEFNKDVQSIKTNDGIATGIMVDDVLYEADVIISGADYHFTETKLLHHHDQAYSDAYWSNRVMAPSCLLYYVGLNKRLKNSPHHTLFFDADFERHGKEIYSDPKWPTDPLFYVSATTATDPGGAPEGHENLFFLIPVAAGLSGDTEELRDQYFCQILNRFEQRIGEQIQQSIVYKKSYSVSDFVTDYNAFKGNAYGLANTLLQTAVLKPSCRSKKVTNLYYTGQLTVPGPGVPPSLISGEVVANLVSKHFSKSVQTKVHL from the coding sequence TTGGCCCAACAAGCAATCGTTATTGGTAGCGGCTTTGCCGGTATGTCGGCTGCCTCATTTCTTGCCCGTAGCGGGTGGAAAGTGACTGTATTTGAAAAGCATGAACAACCCGGTGGCCGTGCCCGTCAATTGAAAGCCGACGGTTTTACATTTGATATGGGCCCGAGCTGGTACTGGATGCCGGATGTGTTTGAACGATACTTCCGTCAATTCGGGAAAAAGGTAAGTGATTATTATCAACTCAAGCGGTTGGATCCTTCGTACCGCATATATTATAATAACGATGTGGTTGATATTCCTGCCGATTACGATGCGTTGCGTAACTTGTTTGAACGGATCGAACCCGGCAGTGCTGCAAAGCTTGACCATTTTATGGATGAAGCAGCTTACAAATATGAAGTAGGCATCAACAAACTTGTTTTCAAACCCGGACAATCACTCACTGAATTTGCAGAAATGGATCTGCTCAAGGGCATTCTTCGCCTGGATGTGTTTGCTTCCATGAAAACACATGTACATAAACATTTTACCGATCCACGCTTACGTGAACTGATGGAGTTCCCTGTGTTATTTCTCGGTGCATTACCTGAAAAAATTCCTGCGCTTTACAGTTTGATGAACTATGCTGATGTTAAACTGGGCACCTGGTATCCTGTTGGCGGTATGTATAAAATTGTGGAAGCTATGCATAGTCTGGCTGTTGAGCTGGGTGTGAAATTTGAATTCAACAAAGATGTACAATCCATCAAAACAAACGATGGTATTGCAACCGGAATAATGGTGGATGATGTTTTGTATGAAGCCGATGTGATCATCAGCGGCGCTGATTATCATTTCACCGAAACAAAACTGCTACACCATCACGATCAGGCTTATTCAGATGCCTACTGGAGTAACCGTGTAATGGCTCCCTCCTGTTTACTTTATTATGTAGGCTTGAACAAGCGGTTGAAGAACAGTCCACACCACACATTGTTCTTCGATGCCGATTTTGAACGGCATGGAAAAGAAATTTACAGCGATCCGAAATGGCCTACCGATCCCTTGTTTTATGTAAGTGCCACCACCGCTACTGATCCGGGTGGGGCTCCTGAAGGACATGAGAATTTATTTTTCCTGATTCCTGTTGCTGCCGGTCTTAGCGGCGATACCGAGGAACTTCGTGATCAATACTTCTGTCAAATTTTAAATCGATTTGAGCAGCGTATTGGTGAACAAATTCAGCAATCGATTGTTTATAAAAAATCTTATTCAGTAAGTGATTTCGTAACGGATTACAATGCGTTTAAAGGGAATGCTTACGGGTTAGCGAATACGCTTCTTCAAACGGCTGTTTTAAAACCATCGTGCAGGAGCAAAAAAGTCACTAATTTGTACTACACAGGGCAGTTAACGGTGCCGGGACCCGGGGTTCCGCCAAGTTTGATCAGTGGTGAAGTGGTGGCAAATCTGGTGAGTAAGCATTTCTCAAAATCTGTTCAAACAAAGGTGCATTTATGA
- a CDS encoding RNA polymerase sigma factor — protein MSTVEFNQMLLNNTDFLKPFAFTLTRDNETAKDLLQETMFRALSNREKYNVGTNIKAWLYTIMRNIFINNYRRKVKQNTIFDSTPNDFFLDFQQATVANEAETSMKMKEIQKAIHQLPDIFKQPFMLYFEGFKYHEIAHVLQEPLGTIKSRIHFARKLLKEQISRY, from the coding sequence ATGTCAACTGTAGAATTTAATCAAATGCTTTTGAACAATACCGATTTTCTGAAGCCCTTTGCCTTTACGTTGACGAGGGATAATGAAACGGCAAAGGACCTGTTACAGGAAACCATGTTTCGGGCATTGTCGAACCGTGAAAAGTATAATGTGGGCACCAACATCAAAGCCTGGCTGTACACCATTATGCGTAATATTTTTATTAATAACTATCGCCGCAAGGTGAAACAGAATACCATTTTTGATTCTACACCCAATGATTTCTTTCTGGATTTTCAGCAGGCAACCGTAGCCAATGAAGCTGAAACGAGTATGAAGATGAAAGAGATCCAAAAAGCCATCCATCAACTCCCCGATATTTTCAAACAGCCTTTCATGTTGTATTTTGAAGGTTTCAAGTATCATGAAATAGCCCATGTTTTACAAGAGCCACTTGGAACAATCAAGAGCCGTATCCATTTTGCCCGTAAATTGCTGAAGGAACAAATCAGCAGGTATTAA
- a CDS encoding MerR family transcriptional regulator, translating to MNKFTIKDLENLSGIKAHTIRIWEQRYSFLKPQRTATNIRYYSNQELKMLLNISLLNKYGYKISHINRMSNEELREKTLTLTGPQAQQERIINELIQHMVDMELDGFEKVIDQHIAARGIEKTITYIIFPFMERIGILWMTDHINPAQEHLMTNIIRQKLIVGIDSVVTPLSLKTKMLLFLPENEHHEVGLLFLQFLLKSRGVEVIYLGSNVPVKDLEYVVGLKKPDYIYTHLTTVMKEFNFDKFLNNLKMRFPQQQILISGLLAQTFEKKVVPSNIRFLKSLAEVNELLGTLS from the coding sequence ATGAACAAGTTTACAATTAAAGACCTTGAAAATCTCAGCGGAATAAAAGCGCACACCATACGGATATGGGAGCAGCGCTATTCATTTCTTAAGCCGCAACGTACAGCTACGAATATCCGCTACTACAGCAACCAGGAATTAAAAATGTTGCTGAATATATCCTTGCTGAATAAGTACGGGTATAAAATTTCTCATATCAATCGTATGAGCAATGAAGAGTTGCGGGAGAAAACATTGACACTAACCGGTCCGCAGGCACAGCAGGAGCGTATTATCAATGAATTGATCCAGCACATGGTTGACATGGAGTTGGATGGTTTTGAGAAAGTAATTGATCAGCATATTGCTGCCCGTGGTATTGAAAAGACGATCACTTATATCATTTTTCCTTTCATGGAGCGGATAGGTATTTTGTGGATGACGGATCATATCAACCCGGCACAGGAACATTTGATGACGAATATCATCCGTCAAAAATTGATCGTGGGTATCGATAGTGTTGTTACGCCGCTTTCACTCAAAACTAAAATGCTGCTTTTCTTGCCGGAAAATGAACATCATGAAGTTGGATTGCTTTTCCTCCAGTTTTTATTAAAAAGCAGAGGTGTAGAAGTGATCTATCTTGGATCGAACGTGCCGGTGAAAGATCTGGAATATGTAGTGGGACTGAAGAAGCCTGATTATATCTATACGCATCTTACCACGGTAATGAAGGAGTTTAATTTTGACAAATTCCTCAACAATCTGAAGATGCGTTTCCCACAGCAACAGATCCTTATTTCAGGATTGCTGGCACAAACATTCGAGAAAAAAGTAGTTCCTTCAAACATCCGTTTTCTGAAATCACTTGCCGAAGTAAATGAACTTTTAGGCACATTGTCATAA
- a CDS encoding glycosyltransferase, protein MHKPRLLIVLNRLSVGGPASNTISAASLLADQFDILLVAGAPNADEQEADYLLEQYKGFRVQKIASMKRSVIPGNDWRAYNELKKIIRSFQPHIVHTHGAKPGVLGRLAAHRSKVPVVIHTFHGHVFHSYFSSFISDLIVRIERWLATYSTVLIAINQTLQQELIYQYRIAAEKKIRLIRLGIETNLYRDGDRHKRKQFRDEFGLQEDVVAIGIAGRLVPVKQHRLFIEVAEEILHTHAATKKLRFFIVGDGTEKKMLQEILSAKQLAYSITADASSENIPFVFTSWRTDMDRVFAGLDIVMLTSLNEGTPVSLMEAMAAGKPIVSTNVGGIPELIEDGRTGLLAADQQGLVAQLTRLINDVGLQQQLSTAAAAEAQARLSKQVETAELAALYKSFLPGS, encoded by the coding sequence TTGCACAAGCCCCGCTTACTCATAGTTCTCAATCGTCTTTCTGTAGGAGGCCCTGCTTCCAATACCATCAGTGCTGCATCGTTGTTAGCTGATCAGTTTGATATTTTGTTGGTTGCCGGTGCACCCAATGCAGATGAACAGGAAGCGGATTATTTACTCGAACAATACAAAGGATTCCGTGTGCAGAAAATAGCCTCTATGAAACGTTCGGTTATTCCGGGAAACGATTGGCGGGCATACAATGAATTAAAAAAGATAATTCGCTCCTTTCAACCACATATTGTTCATACACACGGTGCCAAGCCGGGCGTATTGGGACGATTGGCGGCACATCGAAGTAAAGTGCCCGTGGTAATTCATACATTTCACGGACATGTATTTCATTCTTATTTCTCCTCTTTTATATCAGATTTAATTGTACGGATCGAACGTTGGCTGGCAACTTATTCAACAGTATTGATCGCTATCAATCAAACTCTGCAACAGGAATTGATTTATCAATACCGGATCGCTGCCGAAAAAAAAATAAGACTGATCCGACTGGGCATCGAAACAAATCTTTACCGAGATGGTGATCGGCACAAGCGCAAACAGTTTCGGGATGAGTTTGGATTGCAGGAAGATGTTGTTGCAATTGGTATTGCAGGGAGGTTGGTTCCGGTGAAACAACATCGTCTTTTTATTGAAGTGGCCGAAGAAATCTTACATACACATGCTGCAACAAAAAAGCTGCGTTTTTTTATTGTGGGCGATGGTACGGAGAAAAAAATGCTGCAGGAAATACTTTCGGCCAAACAGTTAGCATACTCCATTACAGCTGATGCATCGTCGGAGAATATTCCGTTTGTATTTACATCCTGGCGCACCGATATGGACCGTGTATTTGCCGGTTTGGATATTGTGATGCTTACCTCACTCAATGAAGGAACACCTGTTTCGCTTATGGAAGCTATGGCGGCGGGTAAACCCATCGTAAGTACAAACGTGGGTGGCATTCCGGAGTTGATCGAAGATGGGCGAACGGGTTTGCTGGCCGCTGATCAACAAGGATTGGTTGCCCAGTTAACAAGGCTCATCAATGATGTTGGTTTGCAGCAACAGCTTTCAACAGCGGCGGCGGCAGAAGCCCAAGCCCGTTTATCCAAGCAGGTTGAAACGGCTGAACTTGCAGCTTTGTACAAGTCCTTTTTGCCTGGTTCCTGA
- a CDS encoding tyrosine-protein phosphatase: protein MFGLFKKKKEETPSAAGIDYSGLGVDMHSHLLPGIDDGSPDAATSVSYIKKMMELGYRKFITTPHIYPDLYPNTRETILAAHQRLTEKLKEEGIDVEVHAAAEYFIDDLFADRLKNDEPLLTFHKNYVLVEISFMQAPTDLKHILFELIVKGYQPVLAHPERYNFYHSRKEAYHRFKDQGCLLQINLLSLSGYYGKGVQDAAHYLVEHKLVDLIGTDLHHQRHLDALQHPQLVKDVQHALQTNLILNSTL, encoded by the coding sequence ATGTTTGGATTATTTAAAAAGAAGAAAGAAGAAACACCATCTGCTGCTGGAATTGATTACAGTGGTTTGGGGGTGGATATGCATTCGCATTTGTTGCCGGGTATTGATGATGGATCGCCTGATGCAGCTACATCGGTAAGTTATATCAAAAAAATGATGGAGCTGGGCTATCGTAAGTTCATCACCACACCCCATATTTATCCAGACCTTTATCCCAACACAAGAGAAACCATCCTGGCAGCACATCAACGCTTAACAGAAAAATTGAAAGAAGAAGGTATTGATGTGGAAGTGCATGCGGCGGCTGAATATTTTATTGATGATCTGTTTGCCGACCGATTGAAAAATGATGAACCCCTTTTAACCTTTCATAAAAATTATGTATTGGTAGAGATATCGTTTATGCAGGCACCAACTGATCTGAAGCACATATTGTTTGAACTGATCGTGAAAGGATATCAACCTGTACTTGCACATCCGGAGCGATATAATTTTTATCATAGCCGTAAAGAAGCCTATCATCGCTTCAAAGACCAGGGATGTTTGTTGCAGATAAATCTTCTTTCGCTCAGTGGGTATTATGGAAAGGGCGTACAGGATGCAGCACATTATCTCGTAGAACATAAGTTGGTTGATCTGATCGGTACCGATCTTCATCACCAGCGTCATCTCGATGCATTACAACATCCACAATTAGTAAAAGATGTACAACATGCGTTGCAAACAAATCTCATTCTCAACTCTACGCTTTAA
- a CDS encoding GDP-L-fucose synthase family protein, protein MEKNDKIYVAGHRGMVGSAIVRKLQQEGYDNLVLRTSAELDLRNQEATDRFFKEYKPDHVFLAAAKVGGIVANNTFRAEFLYDNLMIQNNVIHSAHKHSVTKLLFLGSSCIYPKFAEQPIKEEYLLTGLLEHTNEPYAIAKIAGLKLCDAYRSQYGSNFISAMPTNLYGPNDNYDLQNSHVLPALLRKMIVAKRTQQPSVEIWGSGMPRREFLHVDDLADACYFLMQGYDEGGLVNIGVGEDISIKELAEMIRAIVGYEGELTFNTEKPDGTPRKLLDVSKLHSRGWQAKIGLREGVEKVYQEVKSLGF, encoded by the coding sequence ATGGAGAAGAACGATAAAATTTATGTAGCGGGTCACAGAGGAATGGTGGGTTCTGCGATAGTACGCAAATTGCAGCAAGAGGGATATGATAATCTTGTACTTCGCACATCAGCCGAACTGGATCTGCGGAACCAGGAAGCAACCGATCGGTTCTTTAAAGAATATAAACCCGATCATGTGTTTCTGGCAGCAGCAAAGGTGGGTGGTATTGTTGCCAACAATACCTTTCGTGCAGAGTTTTTGTATGATAACCTGATGATCCAGAATAATGTCATTCATTCGGCACATAAGCATAGTGTAACGAAGTTATTGTTCCTCGGTTCATCCTGTATTTATCCAAAGTTTGCAGAGCAACCTATCAAAGAAGAATACCTGCTTACAGGTTTGCTGGAACATACCAATGAGCCGTACGCTATTGCAAAAATTGCAGGGTTGAAATTGTGTGATGCGTATCGCAGTCAGTACGGCAGCAATTTTATTTCTGCTATGCCGACCAATCTGTATGGTCCGAATGATAATTATGATCTGCAGAACTCTCATGTGCTGCCTGCTTTGTTACGAAAGATGATCGTTGCCAAACGTACACAACAACCATCGGTCGAAATCTGGGGTTCGGGTATGCCACGCCGTGAGTTTCTGCATGTAGATGACCTCGCAGATGCCTGTTATTTTTTAATGCAGGGTTACGATGAAGGCGGACTTGTGAATATTGGTGTAGGTGAAGATATATCAATCAAAGAACTGGCGGAAATGATCCGGGCTATTGTGGGATACGAAGGCGAGTTAACGTTTAACACCGAAAAGCCCGATGGTACCCCACGTAAGTTGCTGGATGTTTCGAAGCTGCACAGTCGTGGGTGGCAGGCGAAGATCGGGTTGAGAGAAGGAGTTGAAAAAGTGTATCAGGAAGTAAAGTCGTTGGGGTTTTAA
- the gmd gene encoding GDP-mannose 4,6-dehydratase encodes MKKALITGVTGQDGAYLSDLLLKKGYEVHGIKRRSSLFNTDRIDHLYEDPHIDNRHFVLHYGDLTDSSNLIRIIQEVQPDEIYNLGAMSHVKVSFDIPEYTANTDAVGTLRILEAVRLLGLTEKTRIYQASTSELYGLVQEVPQSERTPFYPRSPYAVAKMYGFWITVNYREAYNMFACNGILFNHESPLRGETFVTRKITRAVAKIALGMQDKLWLGNLNAQRDWGHAKDYVEAMWLMLQQEKPEDFVIATGVTTEVREFVRMAFAEVGVEIEFKGELQNEIGIVKSCSNADYQLAIGTEVVAVDPRYFRPTEVELLIGDPTKANTKLGWKPKYDLNGLVKEMVAADLDIFKKEKLLHESGFKIKNQFE; translated from the coding sequence ATGAAAAAAGCATTAATTACAGGGGTTACCGGACAGGACGGCGCTTATTTATCTGATCTTCTGTTGAAGAAAGGATATGAAGTGCATGGCATCAAACGCCGTTCTAGTTTGTTCAATACCGATCGTATCGATCATTTGTATGAAGATCCGCATATTGACAACCGTCATTTTGTGTTGCACTATGGTGATCTCACTGACAGCTCCAATCTCATTCGCATTATCCAGGAAGTGCAGCCCGATGAAATTTACAATCTCGGTGCTATGAGTCATGTGAAAGTAAGTTTCGATATTCCTGAATACACAGCCAATACAGACGCTGTAGGTACATTGCGTATTTTGGAAGCGGTGCGTTTACTGGGCTTAACCGAAAAGACAAGAATTTACCAGGCATCTACTTCTGAATTGTATGGATTGGTACAGGAAGTTCCGCAAAGTGAACGGACACCATTCTACCCACGTTCGCCATATGCTGTTGCAAAGATGTATGGGTTCTGGATCACGGTCAATTATCGTGAAGCGTATAATATGTTTGCATGTAACGGGATTTTATTTAATCATGAGTCACCTTTGCGTGGTGAAACATTTGTTACCAGAAAGATCACCCGTGCCGTTGCAAAAATTGCATTAGGCATGCAGGATAAATTGTGGTTGGGTAACCTGAATGCACAACGTGACTGGGGCCATGCAAAAGATTATGTAGAAGCGATGTGGTTGATGTTGCAGCAGGAGAAACCGGAAGATTTTGTGATTGCTACGGGCGTTACAACAGAGGTTCGTGAATTTGTGCGGATGGCTTTTGCAGAAGTGGGCGTTGAAATTGAATTTAAAGGTGAGTTACAGAATGAAATCGGCATTGTGAAGTCATGTTCGAATGCCGATTATCAATTGGCCATTGGTACAGAAGTCGTGGCGGTTGATCCACGTTATTTCCGTCCAACAGAAGTGGAATTATTGATCGGCGACCCAACAAAAGCAAATACCAAACTTGGTTGGAAACCAAAATATGATCTTAACGGATTAGTAAAAGAAATGGTAGCAGCCGATCTTGATATTTTCAAGAAAGAAAAACTGTTGCATGAAAGTGGCTTTAAGATCAAAAATCAATTTGAATAA
- a CDS encoding glycosyltransferase family 2 protein — protein sequence MKVSIITVVYNRAATIERAIRSVLNQSYQQIEYIIIDGASTDATMEVVQQYSDRIATIVSEKDSGMYDALNKGIQLATGDIVGILHADDEFTNEQVIQIIVEKFQENPVVDAVYGDVGFVHADHSHKIIRYYSSAIFKTNLFKFGFMPAHPTFFCYRRFFEQFGYYRTDLEIAADFDLLLRFLRKHKLFTVYIPQMLVRMNMGGKSTNGISSTIKINKELKQILKEHQMPSSYIRLYSRYFVKVSEFLRKKRANG from the coding sequence ATGAAAGTTTCCATTATTACTGTTGTGTACAATCGGGCTGCTACCATTGAACGGGCTATAAGGTCTGTACTCAATCAATCGTATCAGCAGATCGAATACATCATCATCGATGGTGCATCCACCGATGCGACCATGGAAGTGGTGCAGCAGTACAGCGACCGCATTGCAACCATTGTATCGGAAAAAGACAGCGGTATGTATGATGCGTTGAACAAAGGGATTCAATTGGCGACAGGTGATATCGTTGGTATCCTTCATGCAGATGATGAATTTACCAATGAGCAGGTGATCCAAATCATTGTTGAAAAATTTCAAGAGAACCCGGTGGTGGATGCGGTGTATGGTGATGTTGGTTTTGTACATGCGGATCATTCACATAAGATCATCCGTTATTATTCATCCGCTATTTTCAAAACTAATTTATTCAAGTTTGGTTTTATGCCGGCGCATCCAACGTTCTTTTGTTATCGCCGTTTTTTTGAACAATTTGGATACTACCGGACTGATCTGGAAATTGCAGCCGACTTTGATCTGCTCTTACGTTTTTTACGGAAGCACAAATTATTTACGGTTTATATTCCCCAGATGTTGGTGCGGATGAATATGGGCGGCAAGAGTACCAATGGAATCAGCAGTACGATCAAGATCAATAAAGAACTGAAACAAATATTGAAAGAGCATCAAATGCCATCAAGTTATATTCGTTTGTATTCGAGGTATTTTGTGAAGGTGAGTGAGTTTTTGCGGAAGAAGAGAGCGAATGGATAG
- a CDS encoding carbamoyltransferase family protein: protein MIVLGINAYHADSSAAIFVDGVMIAAIEEERFRRVKHWAGFPSMSVAFCLKEAGVSLKEVDHIAIGRDPWAKLGKKLLFLLQNPGGSVAAVKNRLSNAKKVSTLEDEFVQIEAIDKAELKKKIHNVEHHRSHLASAFFASPFEEAALLSIDGSGDFTTTMIGIGRGNHIEVIDSVDFPHSVGIFYTAMTQWLGFPHYGDEYKVMGLAPYGEAKYVDQLRDLIQFTPDGLFKLNLPYFRNPTKGIITYGDDHIPVVATLFTDYFETKLGKARQKSEELTQFHKDMAASVQRFTEELIFHILTALQKRTGLKNVCIAGGVAQNSVANGKITRNTPFTNVYIPSAGHDAGISMGAALYVHNQTLKQPRQPAIWSAYTGSHFSNDEIETYLQSRNISYKKLSDTELYEYVANRLVNAGVVGWFSGRSEFGPRALGGRSILADPRRNDAKDLLNAKIKRRESFRPFAPSILKEYVEEYFTVSDVVPFMEKVFPIKEEKKSLIPAVTHVDGTGRLQSVDKSVSPRYYALIDAFREKTGVPILLNTSFNENEPIVNSPAEALDCFLRTQMDMLVMENIIVER, encoded by the coding sequence ATGATCGTTTTAGGAATTAATGCTTACCATGCCGATAGCAGCGCTGCCATTTTTGTGGATGGGGTGATGATCGCTGCGATTGAAGAAGAACGCTTTCGTCGTGTAAAACATTGGGCAGGTTTCCCGAGTATGTCGGTTGCATTTTGCTTGAAAGAAGCTGGTGTGAGTTTGAAAGAAGTGGATCATATTGCCATTGGCCGTGATCCCTGGGCCAAGTTGGGAAAGAAATTATTGTTTCTGTTACAGAACCCGGGCGGCAGTGTAGCTGCTGTAAAGAACCGACTCAGCAATGCAAAAAAAGTATCAACCCTTGAAGATGAGTTTGTACAGATCGAAGCTATTGATAAAGCTGAACTGAAAAAGAAAATTCATAACGTAGAACATCACCGCAGTCATTTAGCTTCTGCATTTTTTGCGTCACCCTTTGAAGAAGCGGCGTTGTTATCGATTGATGGTTCCGGTGATTTCACCACCACTATGATCGGTATTGGTCGTGGCAATCACATCGAAGTGATCGATTCGGTTGACTTTCCTCATTCGGTTGGTATTTTTTATACAGCCATGACGCAGTGGTTGGGCTTTCCTCATTATGGTGATGAGTACAAAGTGATGGGGCTTGCACCATATGGTGAAGCAAAGTATGTAGATCAGCTAAGAGATCTTATACAATTTACTCCTGATGGATTATTCAAATTGAATCTTCCATACTTCAGAAACCCCACAAAAGGAATTATCACGTATGGTGATGATCATATTCCGGTTGTAGCCACGTTGTTTACTGATTATTTTGAAACGAAGTTGGGCAAGGCGAGACAGAAGAGTGAAGAGTTGACGCAGTTTCATAAAGATATGGCGGCATCGGTACAACGGTTTACAGAAGAATTGATCTTTCATATTTTAACGGCTTTGCAAAAACGAACAGGGTTAAAGAATGTTTGTATTGCGGGTGGTGTTGCGCAGAATTCTGTTGCCAATGGAAAGATCACACGCAACACTCCGTTTACAAATGTTTATATCCCCAGTGCGGGACATGATGCAGGTATTTCGATGGGTGCTGCGTTGTATGTTCACAATCAAACATTGAAGCAACCACGTCAACCTGCTATCTGGAGTGCTTATACCGGGAGCCATTTCAGCAATGATGAAATTGAAACGTATCTGCAATCAAGAAATATCAGTTATAAAAAATTGTCTGATACTGAACTGTATGAATATGTGGCGAATCGTTTGGTGAATGCAGGTGTAGTTGGATGGTTCAGTGGCAGAAGTGAGTTTGGTCCGAGAGCATTGGGTGGACGATCTATACTTGCAGATCCACGACGCAACGATGCAAAAGATCTGTTGAATGCAAAAATTAAACGAAGAGAAAGTTTTCGTCCTTTTGCACCTTCCATCCTTAAAGAATATGTAGAAGAATATTTTACGGTGAGCGATGTAGTGCCGTTTATGGAGAAAGTATTCCCGATCAAAGAAGAAAAAAAATCATTGATACCTGCTGTTACGCATGTGGATGGAACAGGTCGTTTGCAATCAGTTGACAAATCTGTTTCACCACGATACTATGCATTGATCGATGCGTTTCGTGAAAAAACAGGTGTGCCAATTTTACTAAATACATCGTTCAATGAAAATGAACCGATTGTGAATTCACCGGCAGAAGCATTGGATTGTTTCCTGCGTACACAGATGGACATGTTAGTGATGGAAAATATTATTGTGGAGCGATAA
- a CDS encoding glycosyltransferase family 4 protein, whose translation MNKRILIFYDHFYPAWKAGGPVQSLVNLVRELCKDHDFYVVCKPHEMNETAALSGIVTNEWNDWEGKARVYYMDYGWNRRSQLIELIKSVAPDVIYINGLFSLYFNILPVQYAVDYCKQQQDCKLILSARGMLHPGALSQKALKKKLFLSLFQMMGWQKQLLWHATDMQEQQYIYQQFGNNIQVAVAGNFPNFLPVTEGPYKKENKLIMGTVALISPMKNHLAILNALKQVSSNISWHIYGPVKDALYWKACEQLIGQLPSHITVHYHGELPPTQLINAMQQIQLFIMPSKSENFGHALLEALSAGKPVITTDTTPFKDLQKANAGFTVQVSKLEEQLPVAIEQFAGMNNEQFASYCEGAALFARDFVEVDAIRQHYQTLFTTA comes from the coding sequence TTGAACAAGCGTATCCTCATTTTTTACGATCATTTTTATCCGGCCTGGAAAGCAGGGGGGCCTGTGCAATCGCTGGTGAATCTGGTGCGGGAATTGTGCAAGGACCATGATTTTTATGTGGTATGCAAACCGCATGAGATGAATGAAACAGCCGCTTTATCAGGTATCGTTACCAACGAATGGAATGATTGGGAAGGGAAGGCCAGGGTTTATTACATGGACTATGGTTGGAATAGGCGTTCTCAATTAATCGAGCTGATCAAGTCTGTTGCGCCGGATGTGATCTATATCAATGGCTTGTTTTCACTTTACTTTAATATTCTACCTGTTCAATATGCTGTTGATTATTGCAAGCAGCAACAGGATTGCAAACTGATCTTATCAGCAAGAGGTATGCTTCATCCCGGGGCTTTGTCGCAAAAGGCGCTGAAGAAAAAATTATTTCTATCCTTGTTTCAAATGATGGGATGGCAGAAACAATTGCTGTGGCATGCTACGGATATGCAGGAGCAGCAATACATATATCAACAATTTGGCAATAACATCCAAGTGGCTGTTGCAGGCAACTTCCCGAATTTTCTTCCAGTAACTGAGGGACCTTACAAGAAAGAAAATAAACTCATAATGGGCACGGTAGCCTTGATCAGCCCCATGAAAAATCATTTGGCTATACTCAACGCATTGAAGCAGGTTTCATCAAACATTTCCTGGCATATTTATGGTCCGGTGAAAGATGCTCTTTATTGGAAAGCGTGTGAGCAACTCATCGGGCAACTCCCTTCGCATATCACGGTTCATTATCACGGCGAATTACCGCCCACCCAATTGATCAATGCGATGCAACAGATCCAACTCTTTATTATGCCGAGCAAAAGTGAAAATTTTGGTCATGCATTACTGGAAGCATTGAGTGCAGGTAAACCGGTGATCACAACCGATACCACACCGTTTAAGGATCTGCAGAAAGCAAATGCCGGTTTTACAGTGCAAGTGAGTAAGCTGGAAGAGCAATTACCGGTTGCAATTGAACAGTTTGCGGGTATGAACAATGAACAGTTTGCTTCTTATTGTGAAGGGGCGGCTTTGTTTGCACGGGATTTTGTTGAGGTGGACGCTATACGTCAGCATTATCAAACTTTATTTACTACGGCCTGA